CTGGCAATCATTCCTGCCATTATCAGTCAAACAACGCCAATCTTTTGGAGCCTCATGGTAACAGGCGGACTATGTTACACAGTTGGAGCTGGATTTTATGCTAAGAAAAAACCTTATTTCCACATGATCTGGCATCTCTTTATCCTAGCCGCGTCTGCACTCCAATACATCGCTATTGTTTATTACATGTAAAAAAGTTGAGAATCTTTTCTCAACTTTTTTCTTTACACATATTGATAAAATACTGGTGCAAGCGAGCATCATCTGTCAATTCTGGATGAAAAGAAGTTACCAGCATATTTTTTTCTTGGGCTGCAACGATTTGATCATCAACTTTTGCTAAAACTTCTACACCCTCTCCAACACTGCTGATAATCGGTCCACGGATAAAAGTCATGGGAATCTGACCAACTCCCTTACATTCTGCCTCTGTATAAAAACTTCCTAGTTGGCGCCCATAGGCATTGCGCTCTACTACTATGTCCATAGTCGCTAGATGACTTTCTTCCTGAGAAGTGATTTCCTTAGCCAGCAAAATCAAGCCCGCACAGGTCCCAAAAACGGGTAATCCAGATAGAATGGCTTCTCGGATGGGAAGCAGCATGTTCTGGTCGCGCAAGAGCTTGCCCATGGTTGTAGACTCACCGCCAGGTAATATCAAACCCACCAAGTCACTCTGATGTTGTTGAAAATCATCCAAATTTCTGATTTCAACACTCTCGACTCCTAATTTATCTAGCACTTTTGCATGTTCTGCAAAGGCACCTTGCAAGGCCAATATTCCAATTTTCATCTATTTTCCTCGCTCTGCCATGAGAATTTGGATTTCATTCTCATTAATTCCAACCATGGCTTCCCCTAGGTCTTCAGAGATTTGTGCTAGAATTTGAGGATTATGATAGTTGGTTACCGCTTTGACAATGGCACTTGCTCGTTTAACAGGGTCTCCTGATTTGAAAATACCTGAACCAACAAAGACACCCTCTGCCCCCAATTGCATCATCAGCGCAGCATCTGCTGGTGTTGCAACACCTCCAGCTGCGAAGTTTACAACTGGCAATTTTCCATGTTCATGAACGTATTGGACCAATTCTACAGGGACTTGCAAGTCCTTGGCAGCCACATAAAGTTCATCTTCGCGAAGATTTTGAATACGGCGTATTTCTTGATTCATCATGCGCATATGACGAACGGCTTGAACGATGTCACCTGTCCCCGGTTCTCCTTTTGTCCGAATCATGGAAGCTCCCTCAGCGATACGACGCAAGGCTTCACCCAAGTCCTTAGCTCCACAGACAAAAGGAACTTGAAATTCCTTCTTATCTACATGGAAACGATCGTCTGCTGGAGACAGCACTTCACTCTCATCGATATAGTCAATCTCAATAGCCTCTAAAATCTGAGCTTCAACAAAATGCCCAATTCTGACCTTGGCCATCACTGGAATGCTGACCGCTTCTTGGATTTCCTTAATCATCTTTGGATCGCTCATACGGGAAACCCCACCAGCTGCACGAATATCAGCTGGAATCCGTTCCAAGGCCATAACAGCTGCCGCACCAGCAGCCTCTGCGATACGAGCCTGTTCAGGGTTTTGAACGTCCATGATAACCCCACCTTTGAGCATCTGTGCCAAGTTTTTATTTAGTTCATAACGATTTTCAGTCATTTCTTAATCCTCATCATTTGTATTGGTAGCTACCATTTCATTTTAAGCCAGATTAGAATGAAGTACAAGATAGAAAATCAATAATTGTATGGGTACAAATGGATTGAAAAAAACTATCTGACCTTAACTTAAGGCCAGATAGTTCATTCATTTCTATTTTTCAGCTGTAAGTGCAGCCATTGTAATGTAGTTGTATGGTTTGTTGAAATGTGGCAAGAAGAATAGGTCTGTCAAAGCCAATTTATCAATGGTTACATGCTCTTGGATAGCAAGTGAGAACATGTGGATTCCCATACTGATAGCAGCATCATGTGAAACCATTTGTGCACCAAGGATTTCGCGGCTGTCTTTGTCAAAGACAATCTTGATGGCAACTTCGTGGTTGTCATGTTTGATAAATTCTGGTTTTTGAAGATCGTTAAAGCCAGTTTCAGTTGCATTATAGCCTGCAGCTTTGGCTTTTTCAAGAGTCAAACCAGTCGAAACCATGTGAAGACCGTAGATTGAGATACCGTTTGATCCTTGAACTCCGATTCCTTCCAATTCATGACCACAAGCGTTATAAGCACCAACGATACCAGTACGTACAGCGTTAGAAGCAAGAGCGATGTAGCTTGTATCTTTACGTGCATTGTCATAAACAGTTGCACAGTCACCAACAGCGTATACACCTGGGATAGATGTTTCTTGTTTCTTATCTACAAGGAAGGCACCGTTACGGAAGAGTTCAATCTTACCATCAGCAAGAGCTGTGTTTGGACGGAAACCAACAGCAAGAACCACCATATCCACATCAAACGTTTCTTTGTCTGTTACCAAGCGTTCAACTTTTCCATCACCTTGGATGGCTTTAACTGTTTGACCAAGAGCCAAGCGGATGTTGTGGTCTTCCAAGTTCTTCGCCATCATTTGAGTAAAGTCTTTGTCATAGTAGCCGTTCAAGACAGTGTCTACAATATCTACAAGCACTACTTCTTTTCCAAGACGCTCGAAAGCTTCGGCAAGTTCTACCCCGATATAACCACCACCAACAACGGCAATGCGCTCAAGGTGTTTGCTCTTGTCTTCAAGTTTTTCAATAACTTCTTCAGCGTTTTGGTACAATTTAACAAATTGTACATTTTCAAGAGTTGCTTTGAATTCGCGGTTGCCCTTAACGATTTCAACACCTTCGATTGGAGGCAAGATTGGAGTTGAACCAGTTGCAAAGATCAATTTGTCATAAGATTCTTTGTGCTCTTTTCCTTCAACTTCTGCAGTCACAACTTTGTTATCGTAGTCAATTGAAAGAACTGGTGAGTTCATGTAAACTTTGGCACCTTTTGCTTCCAATTTTTCTTTATCAGAGTAGAAGAGACCTTCTGGGCCATCAATTTGTTCCCCGATCCAAAGCGCCATTCCACAACCAAGGAATGAAATATTTGAGTTTTGGTCAAACACTACGATTTCGTTCTCATGTCCGAAGTTGTCCAACATGGTATTAATACAAGCTGTACCAGCGTGGTTAGCACCAACTACAACGATTTTACTCATAGAAAAATTCCTACCTTTAATTTTTGATTTACCTTTCTAGTATATCATTTACTGTTAGCGTTTACAAGATATTTGCTCAGAATTCTCTTTTTTTCAGAAAAAAATACACTTAACATTGATAAATCCAATTTTTCTATCGCTTTCATATTAGTTTTGAGCATATTTCTTGACTTTTTGTCAAAATTCATTTGTGAAAACGCTGACTTTATGATATGCTAGATACATGGAAAGAAAATGTAAGGGGTTTAATTTTTCTTTAACGACCTTATATTGAATGATTTCCTATAAGAAGAAGAAAGGAGTTGGTAGCTTGCCTCTTCGTTCGCACTCTGAACGGCTAATGGGAACAACGATCACGATTTCATTAGTAGATGAGCGGGCAGAAATCCTGCTTCAGGACGCTTTTGACTTGCTCAAAGAGCTCGAATACCGCTTTAACGCCAACAGTCAAGAATCCGAACTGATGGAAATCAACTACCAAGCTGGAATCGCACCTGTTAAGGTTCATCCTGACCTGTTTGAACTGATTGCTCTTGGACTTGAGCATAGCCTAGCACCATCTAGCCATCTCAATATCAGTATTGGTCCCTTGATTCAAACCTGGCGAATCGGATTTGCAGATGCACGGCTTCCAGACTCTAAAGAAATCGAAGCTGTCTTGCCTCTAGTTGACCCTCATTTTATCAAGTTGGATCCGACTAGCTCTACTGTCTTTTTAGAGAAGAAAGGAATGAAGCTTGATTTAGGTTGTTTAGCTAAGGGCTATAGTGCAGATAAGGTTGCCCAGTATTTGAAAGAACACGGTGTCACCTCTGCCCTGATCAATCTCGGAGGAAATATCCTCACCATCGGGAACAACCAAGCCAAAGAAGGGAAAGCCTGGCAGATTGGGATTCAAGATCCGCGAAATCCTCGTGGCAACCATCTCCTAACCATTCCTGCTTCTAACAAATCCGTTGTCACTTCAGGTATCTATGAACGCCATCTGACAGTAGATGGAAAAGACTATCATCATATCT
This Streptococcus oralis DNA region includes the following protein-coding sequences:
- the pdxS gene encoding pyridoxal 5'-phosphate synthase lyase subunit PdxS yields the protein MTENRYELNKNLAQMLKGGVIMDVQNPEQARIAEAAGAAAVMALERIPADIRAAGGVSRMSDPKMIKEIQEAVSIPVMAKVRIGHFVEAQILEAIEIDYIDESEVLSPADDRFHVDKKEFQVPFVCGAKDLGEALRRIAEGASMIRTKGEPGTGDIVQAVRHMRMMNQEIRRIQNLREDELYVAAKDLQVPVELVQYVHEHGKLPVVNFAAGGVATPADAALMMQLGAEGVFVGSGIFKSGDPVKRASAIVKAVTNYHNPQILAQISEDLGEAMVGINENEIQILMAERGK
- the nox gene encoding H2O-forming NADH oxidase, translating into MSKIVVVGANHAGTACINTMLDNFGHENEIVVFDQNSNISFLGCGMALWIGEQIDGPEGLFYSDKEKLEAKGAKVYMNSPVLSIDYDNKVVTAEVEGKEHKESYDKLIFATGSTPILPPIEGVEIVKGNREFKATLENVQFVKLYQNAEEVIEKLEDKSKHLERIAVVGGGYIGVELAEAFERLGKEVVLVDIVDTVLNGYYDKDFTQMMAKNLEDHNIRLALGQTVKAIQGDGKVERLVTDKETFDVDMVVLAVGFRPNTALADGKIELFRNGAFLVDKKQETSIPGVYAVGDCATVYDNARKDTSYIALASNAVRTGIVGAYNACGHELEGIGVQGSNGISIYGLHMVSTGLTLEKAKAAGYNATETGFNDLQKPEFIKHDNHEVAIKIVFDKDSREILGAQMVSHDAAISMGIHMFSLAIQEHVTIDKLALTDLFFLPHFNKPYNYITMAALTAEK
- the pdxT gene encoding pyridoxal 5'-phosphate synthase glutaminase subunit PdxT, whose product is MKIGILALQGAFAEHAKVLDKLGVESVEIRNLDDFQQHQSDLVGLILPGGESTTMGKLLRDQNMLLPIREAILSGLPVFGTCAGLILLAKEITSQEESHLATMDIVVERNAYGRQLGSFYTEAECKGVGQIPMTFIRGPIISSVGEGVEVLAKVDDQIVAAQEKNMLVTSFHPELTDDARLHQYFINMCKEKS
- a CDS encoding FAD:protein FMN transferase; translated protein: MPLRSHSERLMGTTITISLVDERAEILLQDAFDLLKELEYRFNANSQESELMEINYQAGIAPVKVHPDLFELIALGLEHSLAPSSHLNISIGPLIQTWRIGFADARLPDSKEIEAVLPLVDPHFIKLDPTSSTVFLEKKGMKLDLGCLAKGYSADKVAQYLKEHGVTSALINLGGNILTIGNNQAKEGKAWQIGIQDPRNPRGNHLLTIPASNKSVVTSGIYERHLTVDGKDYHHIFDSETGFPVETDLASLTIISDKSVDGEIWTTRLFGERSASILWQVESIDGIEAILIDKEGRLACSSGLQNCIM